Genomic DNA from Paenibacillus borealis:
TTGTTTGATGAGCAGGTAGACGACTGATACAAGGTGTTGATGAACACAAGCAGGCGGGTTGCATAGGACTCCGCCAGCAGATCCTGTCCGTATGCGTCCGAGCCCAGGCAAGTAATCAATTGGTCTGCAAGCCGGCAGTACAACACCGTTTGTTCCCGCGAGAGCCGGGTAAGATTGTTCTGTCCCAAGGGATGGGATTCAAAACAGGCTAACAGATTTGAGCGGCCGCTTGAAAGTCTCTCCAAAGCTGACTTCTTGATATTCAGCCCTATCCGTTCATACATTTGATTGTCAATACAGATACAACGGTGCATTTCGCCGGGGCTGATTATGATTAAGTCGCCGGGAACCAGTTTGTAGCAGGACTGCTCCAGATACATGTAAGCATTGCCTCTCAGAAATAAATAGATTTCGTAAGCATCATGGCGGTGATAAGGCAAGGCCGGGTTAATGAGCTCGGTATCTGTTGTTTTATGAAAGCATAGCAATTCTTCCTGAATAGGGGTGAAAATATAGTTTATAGCCCGATCCATAGCGTACATTCCCTTTAATGTAATTTAATGTAATAATAGGCATTCACGCAATATATTATCGTTAATATGCAAGGATTATACAGCGAATAATTTATATAATACAGTTAAAGGAAGCGTTTGCTATAATTGTGAGAAAATTGGACAAGCAGATGTGAGGTACAGCTGCGCTTCGACCGGACTGGAGGTGATAAGAACAGGGGTTGGCCGAGATTACACGAAGAGGAGATGGAATTAATGATTTCAAGGGTAAAAAAGTCACTGTGCACCTTATTGGCCTGTGTAACTGTGCTGTCTGTAATAATGGTACCCGCACCTCCCAAGGCTTCAGCAGCAAGCGATGTGACCGTGAATTTGTCAGCCGAGAAACAGGTGATCCGCGGCTTCGGAGGCATCAACCTCCCTGCCTGGATAGGAGATCTGACTGCAGCGCAAAGAGAAACGGCCTTTGGCAATGGTGCGAACCAGCTGGGATTCTCTATTCTGAGAATCTATGTGGATGACAATAAGAGTAACTGGTACAAGGAATTAGATACGGCGAAGGCAGCTATTGCAAAGGGAGCCCTTGTTTTTGCTTCGCCCTGGAATCCCCCAAGCGATATGACAGAGACCTTCAACCACGATGGCGATACATCGGCCAAACGCCTCAGATACGACAAGTACGCAGCCTATGCCCAGCATCTGAACGATTTCGTTACGTACATGAAGAATAACGGTGTGGAGCTGTATGCGATATCGGTTCAGAATGAACCGGATTATGCCCATACCTGGACCTGGTGGACTCCCGCAGAAATGCTTAATTTTATGAAAAATAATGCCGGATCTATCAACTGCAGGGTTATAGCTCCTGAGTCGTTCTCTTACCTGAAGAATATGTCGGACCCCATTCTTAATGATGCACAGGCGCTTGCCAATATGGATATTCTGGGTGCGCATACGTATGGAACTTCGTTTAACAACTTTGCTTATCCTCTTTTCAAACAGAAGGGGGCAGGGAAAGAGCTGTGGATGACAGAGGTCTACTACCCCAACAGCAATAATAACTCGGCCAATCTTTGGCCGGAAGCACTGGAAGTAGCCTATCATATGCACAACGCGATGACAGAGGCGGATTTCCAGGCCTATGTGTGGTGGTACATCCGCCGTCAATACGGTCCGATGAATGAGGATGGCACGATCAGCAAACGCGGGGACAGCATGGCACAATTCTCCAAATTCATCCGGCCCGGGTATGTAAGGGTAGACGCCACCAAGAATCCAAATACAAACATCTACACCTCGGCCTACAAAGGAGATAACAAGGTGGTTATTGTGGCCATTAACAAAGGCACTTCGGCTGCAAGCCAGAGCTTTGTCCTGCAGAATGGCACGGCAGCGAGCGTATCCGCCTGGATCACAGACGCCAGCCGGAAGGTAGCCGCCGGGTCATCCATTAATGTGTCGAACGGTTCCTTCACGGCCCAGCTTCCGGCCCAAAGTGTGACAACCTTTGTAGCTGCACTTGGCAGCGGCAGTGGCACCGGAACGGGCACCACCTATGAGGCCGAATCAGACACAACATTGACGGCTGCAGCAGCAGAAACGACTAATGCAGGCTACACCGGCAGCGGCTACGTCAATTTTAATGCCGCAAACGATGCCGCTATTCAATGGAACAGCGTGTACTGTGCGGTTGCAGGGACCAAGAATATGAAATTCCGCTATGCGCTGGAGACCGGTACAAGAAACCTGGATGTATATGTGAATGGCACCAAGGTCATCAGCAATACCCCCTTTGCAGCAACGGGGAGCTGGTCAACCTGGGCAGAGAAGACGGTTCAGACAGCCATGAATGCCGGGACCAATACGGTAAAAGTGGTGACTACCGGTACGGAAGGACCGAATGTAGACAGTATCAATGTATTTGCCCAGTAGGTTAATGCAGTGACATTATGAACCCCGGGCCCTCCGCTTTTTGGAGGGCTAAGGCTGTTCACCAATGATTGTAATTTCCGTATTGATCCATTTGGCTACAGCTATACCTTTGGCCCTTAGCAGCAGAGTGTTGATGATATCCTCTCCCCAATTCTGCTCGTTCTGTGAAATCACCCGCGTAATCTGTCCGTTGTCCATGGCCTGCTTCAACGAAGGCGTGAGGCCCAGAGCGATATTATAGCGCGTCAGGCCTTTGGCTTTCCAGACTAGGACAGAGCTTGAGCTGGAGACATAATCCAGACTGACCAAAGCGCTGAAATGGGGATGGGCCGAGATCATTTGCTCCAGCTGCAACGCTGCGCTGTCCTCACTGCCGTCATTATGACGGATTTCCAGTACATCTATCTCGGTATGCTCCGCCAAATAATCCTGCAATCCGCGCAGCCGTTCTTGAGTGCCCCGCATGCGGGACATTCCAGACTCGACCAGAATCATCCCTTTTCCGCCAAGCAGGCGTTCCACAGTCTGTCCGATAGTAGCGCCAGTTGCTCTATTATCAGCCCCGATGAAGGCTTCTCTGCTGCTGGCAGGCGAATCCGACTCAAAACAAACCACCGGAATCCCCCGGGATACCGCTTTGTTAATAACGCTGGTAAGCGCCAGGGAATCCGCCGGGGCAATGGCGATTCCGTCTACGCCCCGCTTGATCATCATCTCCATAATCCGGATCTGCTGCTCCAGATTGGCTTCGTCAGGCGCTTGAACCAGCAGCTCTACATTATGCTTTTTTGCCACAGCTTCTGCTTTCCCGGTTATCATTTCGTAGGTGGCATTCACCATGGGATAGATAATACCGAAAGTCAGCGGCGGCTCCCCGCTCTGACTTGATGAAGAGTCCAGGGCTTCCTCCGAAGGTGTATTAGTGGCTCCGGAGGAACGGGAGCAGCCGCCAAGGATGAAGCCTGCTGCCAGCAGCAGAATAAAGACATACCGGATCCGCCTTCTGGAAGAAGTCATTAATTCCCCGCCCCTTTACGGATGGGCTGAAGCTGATCCCCGGAATTTCCGTGCTTGCGATATTCCATAGGCGTCATGCCCGTTACTTTCTTGAACAGATTGGAGAAGTAATGCTGATCATTGTAGCCTACGCTAAACGCAATCTCAAACGTTTTATGTCCCGTTGACTTCAGCAGCTCTTTGGCTTTATCCATGCGTGTGGCCGTCAGGAATTCAGTGATTGTCTGTCCGGTCGCCTGGCTGAAGGTTTTGCTCAGATGGCTGGGACTGACCCTGACCTGACTGGAGATGTCGTTAAGGGAGAGCTGTTCTTTGTCATAATGCTCACTGATATAATGCTTAACCTTGTCAATCAGCTCACGATATTTATCTGCCCCCTCGGATCTCCATTCCCATAGCCGCTCCAATAGCCGGTTCAAATAATGCAGACCTTCATCTGTATTGGAAATATGCTTCAGCTGTGTCTGGAATTCCTTAATGAGCTCTTCAGGATTTGGGGCAGCGCGAAAACATTTCTTAGCCGTCTGCACCAGCTCCAGGGTGATGTCGTTCATCAGGTAATAGGCGTATACGGATTGCCAATTCATCTGCTGGAGCTCCGCAGAGAGCTCCAGCAGAAATGCGGGAACCTGCTTGTGGTCTCCCAGCTTCAGAAACTGGATCAGCCGGTTCCGGTCGAGCAGGATACCGCTGGCGGATGGATCGAAATATGCATCAAGCAACGCTGCTGAATTCAGTCTGGACATCTTCTTGAACATCCGGTTATCCTCGGCCTCCAGATAGGAGAGATGAATGCCCTGCAGCCGTTCCCGGACATCACCCAGACTGACGGACAGCTCCAGGCCGCAAGCCGCTCTCAGCTTCTGCTTCCAAGTCCCGCAGATCTCTTCCAGGGTACGGCTCATCTGGGCCGGATTACTGCCTTTATAGATCAGGACAGTTTCAGTGCGGCTGCGTTTATAGATGAAGCCTTCTGCCAGCTCCTTCAGCAGGCCTGCGAACAGCTCTTCGGCATCCTGAGGCGCGCATGGGGAACCCGTTCCTGCATCGTTATCCGATGGATTTAACGTAAATATGGCAGTTGCATAGTAAGGGGCCATAAGCAGGAGATCCAGCTGTTCTGCCGATTCGATGGCGGCAGCGGTACTGATCAGTCCTCCGCACAGATCAGCGAACAGATTCTCGGGGGTATAGGCTTGTTTTTGTTTCATCCGCAATTCTTCATCAATCCTGGAGCTGACACTATGGAGCAGCTGCAGCAGATCCGCAGAGCTGAACGGCTTGAGACAATAATCCTCAACCCCAAGCCGTAGCGCCGCCCTGGCGTATTGGAAGTCATCATGACCGCTTAGAATAATGATTTTGATCTTTGGGAACTTTTGCCGGACGACAGAGCTCAGCTCCAGCCCGTTCATAAAAGGCATTTTGATGTCGGTAATGAGAATGTCGGGCAGCTGTTCTTCGATGACCGGAAGTGCAAGCTCACCGTCGGGGGCGTCACCGCAAAAGATAAAGCCTTCTTTCTCCCAATCTACGGATTCCCGTATACTTTCACGGATCAGGATCTCATCATCCACCAGCATAACCTTTTTCATCTTAGGGTCCCCCTGTTCTTGGGTATGCGAACGGTAATTTGTGTGCCATAACCTTCTGAACTGTCCAAGCGGATTCCATACTCGTCTCCGAAATACAGCTGCAGCCGCTGATGTACATTCTGCAGACCGAATCCGTTCTGAGCGGTGTCCGGATCCTCCGATTGAATGGGATGCTCGATATATTCTCTGAGCTGCATCAGCCGTTCTCCGGGAATGCCAATTCCGTTGTCGGCTACGGTGAGCATGATGGAGTTCGCGTCTGTATTTCCGCTAATGCTGATCAGCCCTTTGCCTCTTTTATTTTTGATACCGTGATAGAGGGCATTCTCTATCAAAGGCTGCAGCGTCATATTCAGAATCGGATATTCCTGCAGCTCCTCCGCAACTTCAATCTTGAACTCCAGAATGTCACGGTAACGCATCTGCTGGATGATCAGGTAGCTTTGGGCATGGGCAAGCTCAGAACGGATCAGCACCCAGTCCCGCCCTTTATTCAGGCTAAGCCGGAAGAACCCGGATAGCGCTTTCACGATCCGGATGACACCATCGTTATTCCCCGCTTCAGCCATCCATACAATGGAATCCAGTGTATTGTATAAAAAATGCGGATTGATCTGCGCCTGCAGCGTACGCAGCTCCGCCTTTTGCAGCTGTTGCTGCTTGCGGATGCTCTGCTCCAGCAGCGCTTTGATCTGCTCGACCATAATGTTGAAGCTTTGTCCCAGATCGGCAATTTCATCATTGCCGTCCGGTTTGACCTTGGCTTCCAGGTACCCGCTTGCCGTCAGGCGCATCTTGTGCTGCAGCAGCTGGATGGGCCGGGTCAGCCGCCGCGTAAGCAGATAATTAAGCGTTATCGCGAAAATGATGCTTAAGCCTACGCTGACTATAATCAGCTGCCTGATCCGGTTGGCTTCGGCAACAATCTCCTGCAGCGGGGCCATGCCGATAATCTTCCAGCCTGTCGATAGGGAGGAGGTATGGACAATGAACCAGGGCGGGCCGGCGGTCTGAAGCACAAAGCTCCCGCTTCCGCTTAGTTCCCCGGCAGGTAATCCCGTTTCTTGAACAAGGGCCACTGCCGCTTCTTGAACAGGCGGCACATAGATGGGGTTGTTCTGCTGATCCAGCAGGTAGAAGAACCCTGTTGTACCAATCGTCATCTTGTCGCAGAATTCCTTGATGAAGGAGTCGTTCAGATCCACAATGATGAATCCGATCACCTCATGCGTGATCCGCTGCTTGACTGCTGTCATGATCGATATGACGCCCTGATTCCTATAGGTGAAGCCGTCAACCCGGTCATAACCGGAAATCAGGGGCGGAGGAATCCGGAGAATAAGCTCGGGGTTCTGGGACAGTGTCTGGAAATGCGGATTGCGCAGCGGATTAATATTGGATTGAAAGATGCCCCTCCGCTCGCTGATCCCCTTGCCGTATAGATTAATCAGGCTGATATTGAGTACATCCTCATATTTGTAGGTGTCCCGGTAGAGTGTAAAGGTCTGCAGAATTTCCTTGGCCTCTTGATAGGTTTCAGATTGTGAGAAAAGAAAATGGATGACCTGGGGGTTATTGCTGAGCTCCAGCAGCCGCTCGGTATCTTTGAACAGATTATCGATATTCGTTCCCAGCATGTCAGCCTGAAGCATACTAGAAGCCTTGCTGTGACTGGAAATGGAAGTATAGGATTTCTGGTAAGAAATGAGGCCGACAGCGATCAGCGGTATCGTGGACAGCACAATAAACAAAGCCAGCAGTTTGGCCCTCAGACTGGAGGAGATCCAGTGTGTGATCCGCATCATCGGAAGTTCCCTTTCGCAAGTAGAGTAGATTTGGCTTCAATATATAGTTTATAACAAATTCTGGGATGCCGATACCCGAAAAGAAAGCGCAATCAAAATTCACACCTTTTAAATAAAAAAATACACAAAATCCTCCCGTGGACAGAACAATGCCAAAAATAGAAAGCAAACGCCAAAGGCTGCCCGTATAACGGACTTTTGTAAGCGGTTTATAATGGGCAGAACACCAGAACCTGGTGAATGCCGAGGGGGAGGAATAAATACGTATGAAGAGATTCGGGAAAATGGGAGTAGTGCTTGCACTTACTTTAACTATGGTCATGCTTGGAGCATGCGGCAACAATAATGGGGGGAACAAAGCGGCGAATACCGGAAATGCGGCAACGGAAGCACCGGCGGCGAATGGCGGAACCAAGACGGAGGCCAAGGACATTACGCTCGGTTTCTCGCAGGTGGGTGCAGAGAGCGGATGGCGAAGCGCCAATACGAAGTCCATTCAGGATTCAGCCAAGGAAGCGGGCTATACGCTGAAATTCTCGGATGCGCAGCAGAAGCAGGAGAATCAGATCAAGGCCATCCGTTCCTTTATCCAGCAAAAAGTGGATGTGATTGCCTTCTCCCCGGTCGTGGAATCCGGTTGGGATACTGTACTTAAAGAGGCAAAGGCTGCGGGAATTCCGGTGGTTCTGACCGACCGTGCGGTGGATTCTAAAGACACCTCGCTGTACGTTACTTTCCTTGGCTCCGATTTCGTGGAAGAAGGCCGCAAGGCGGGTGAGTGGCTGTCTGATCAGTATAAAGACGCTTCAGAGGACGTTAATATTGTGGAGCTGCAGGGAACAACAGGCTCTGCTCCAGCCAATGACCGTATGGAAGGGTTTGCCGAAGTCATCAAGAGCAATCCGCATCTCAAGGTTATTGCCTCTCAGACCGGCGATTTCACCCGGGCCAAAGGTAAGGAAGTTATGCAGGCGTTCCTGAAGGCCAATAAGGATATTGATGTGCTGTACGCCCATAACGATGATATGGCACTCGGGGCGATTCAGGCTATAGAGGCGGCAGGGCTGAAGCCGGGCGAGGATATTAAGATTATCTCTGTCGATGCGGTGAAGGACGGAATGCAGGCAGCCAGTGAAGGTAAAATCAACTTCATCGTCGAGTGTAATCCGCTGCTTGGACCGCAGCTGATGCAGGTGGTGCAGAATGTAGTAGACGGCCAGGCGGTTGAGGCCCGGATTGTGACCGAGGAATCGACCTTCACTTCCGAGCAGGCCAAGGAAGTGCTGCCTGGCCGTGAATATTAATCAGCAAGCCTAATAGAATGCGGCTAAGGCGGCCTGACAACCGCCTTAGCGTTTTCTATGGAGAATGAGGAGTGGATGCAACCATGAGCACGCAGCTGCCCATACTGCAAATGACCGGGATTCATAAACGGTTTCCGGGCGTAAAAGCATTGACTAATGTGAACCTCCGCCTGTTCCCTGGTGAGGTTCATGCCTTGATGGGGGAGAATGGTGCCGGCAAGTCAACGCTGATCAAAGTGTTGACCGGCGTCTATTCCATTGATGAAGGCGGCGTAGAAATGGAGGGTGCGCCCATTTCCCTGCACAGCCCGCTGGAATCGCAGGCTGCGGGAATCAGCACGGTATATCAGGAGGTCAATCTGTGCCCCAATCTGACAGTTGCCGAGAACATCTTCATTGGCAGAGAGCCGCGGAGATTCGGATGCATTCTATGGAAGGAAATGAATCTGCGCGCTGCGGAGCTGCTCCGGGAACGGATGAATCTGCAGATCGACGTTACCCTTCCGCTGCATATGTATTCCGTAGCGGTTCAGCAGCTGATCGCAATCGCCAGAGCGCTGAATATTTCAGCCAAGGTACTGATTCTGGACGAACCGACCTCAAGTCTGGATCAGAATGAAGTGGAGCAGCTGTTCCGCATTATGAGGAAGCTGCAAAAGGGTGGTTTATCGATATTGTTTGTCACGCATTTTTTGGATCAGATGTACGAAATCTGCGACCGGGTAACCATCCTGCGGGGCGGTGAACTTGTCGGTGAATATTGGGTTAAGGAGCTAACACGGCTGGATCTGGTCTTAAAAATGATCGGCAAGGATCTTAATTTGCTGGAAGAGCTGCCGGGTCTGGCAGCAGAATACAAGGATGCCTTGGGTGATGAGCTGATCAGGGCTGAGGGGCTGGGCCGCAAAGGCGGGATTGAGCCGTTCGATCTGTCGATCCGCAAGGGTGAGGTAGTAGGGCTGGCAGGACTTCTAGGATCGGGGCGGACAGAGGCAGCCCGGCTGTTCTTCGGTGCCGACAAACCGGATTCCGGGCAATTGACGCTGGCGGAATCAGGAGGTGGGGTACATTCGCCGCGGGAGGCCATTGGACGGCGGATCGCCTTCTGCTCCGAGAACCGCAAGACAGAGGGGATTATCGGCGATCTGACGGTAAGAGAGAATATTATCCTTGCGCTGCAGGCCAAGTACGGCACGTTCAAGACCATCTCCCGCAGGCGGCAGGAGGAGATGGCTGAAGAATATATCCGCATGCTGAATATCAATCCTCCAAATCCCGACCTGCTGATCAAGAATTTAAGCGGCGGAAATCAGCAGAAGGTTCTGCTGGCACGGTGGCTGCTGACGGAGCCTGAGCTGTTCATTCTCGATGAGCCGACACGGGGCATCGACATTGGAGCCAAGGCGGAAATTCAAAAGCTGGTGCTGACGCTCTCACGGCAGGGCATGTCATTCCTGTTCATCTCCTCCGAGCTGGAGGAAGTGCTGCGGGTCAGCGACCGGATCGCCATCTTGCGCGACCGCCGCAAAGTGAAGGAAATTTCGGATAAGGACATGAGCCAGCAGCAAATTATGCAGGCGATTGCGGGAGGCTGACACGACTATGAGCCAACTGGTAAAACATCATTTATTCTGGCCGCTGTGCGTTCTGGCTGTACTGCTGCTGTTCAACCTGTGCTATTCGCCGGACTTCTTCTCAATTACAATCCATGACGGACACTTATACGGAAGCCTGATTGATATTCTTAACTTCGGAGCACCGCTTATCCTGGTGGCCATTGGGATGACACTGGTAGTGGCAACCAAGGGCATCGACCTGTCTGTCGGCTCCATTGTCGCTATATCCGGCGCCGTTGCCTGCCTGAGCATCAGCAAAGCTTCCGACCAGAATGCCTTGGGTCTGATTCTAACCTCGGTGCTGCTGGCAGCAGGTTTGTCGCTGGTGCTTGGCGCATGGAACGGTCTGCTCGTCTCCGGGGCCGGAATTCAGCCGATTATAGCCACGCTGATTCTGATGGTTGCGGGGCGGGGGATCGCCCAACTGGTTACAGGCGGACAGATTATTACGGTAACCAGCACGAAATATGCCTATATCGGGTCCGGCTCACTTGCTGCGCTGCCATTTTCAATATTTGTCGTAGCCCTGGTTCTGGTCATTGCCGTGCTGCTTACCCGAAAGACAGCCCTGGGCCTGTTTATAGAAGCGGTGGGCTGCAATCCGGCCGCCAGCTCCATGTCCGGTATCCGCGCCCGTTGGGTTATTCTGTGGGTGTATGTATTCTGCGGTTTATGTGCCGGCATTGCCGGACTATTGCTCAGCTCGAATGTCTCCAGCGCCGACGGCAATAACGCCGGACTCTGGTATGAGCTCGACGCTATTCTGGCGGTAGTCATCGGGGGGACGTCGTTGAACGGCGGCCGTTTTTATCTTACGGGTACCGTAATCGGTGCGCTGATTATCCAGACGCTGACCACAACCATCTATATGATCGGCGTCCCGCCGGAAATTACACTGGTCGTCAAAGCTTTTGTCGTGCTGGCGGTCTGCCTGATCCAATCGGATACCTTCCGGGCCGCTATTGCCGCCCGCTGGAAGTCGCGGCATTATCCCGCAGAGAAGGAAGTGACCCGTCATGTCTCTTAACCGCAAGTTTATTCCGATTGTGGTCACCATCGTACTGTTCCTCGTCATGTTCGCCGCCGGTTCCTTCCGGTATACCGGATTCTTCTCCCTGCAGGTACTGATGAATCTGCTCATCGACAATGCCTTTCTGCTGATCACGGCCGTTGGCATGTCCTTTGTCATCCTGTCAGGCGGCATTGATCTCTCGGTCGGCTCTATCATTGCCTTGTCGACAATGGTCTCCGCAAGCCTGGTGCAGCAGCAGGGGTGGCCGCCGGCTGTTGTTATTCCGCTGGTGCTCCTGATGGGTGCGTTGTTTGGCAGCATTATGGGAGCGATCATTCATTATTTCACAATCCAGCCGTTCATTGTAACGCTGGCGGGAATGTTCCTGGCCCGGGGCTTATGTTATGTAATCAGCATTGACACCATTACCATTGATAATTCCTTCTATACAGCCATTGCCCAGACGAGAATCCCGCTGCCGGGCGGCAGCTTTCTCTCGATCAGCGCCATTATTGCTCTTGTTGCCGTTGCTGTGGCGATCTTCACCGCCCATTACACCCGGTTTGGCCGCAACGTGTATGCGCTTGGGGGCAATGAGCAATCCGCTCTGCTGATGGGGCTTCCGGTGGGAAGAACCAAGGTGCTTGTCTATACGCTCAGCGGATTGTGCTCGGCACTTGCAGGAGTGGTGTTCACTTTTTATATGCTGTCGGGTTATGGGCTTCATGCCGTAGGCTTTGAGCTGGATACCATCGCGGCTGTCGTCATTGGCGGAACACTGCTGACCGGCGGTGTAGGTTATGTGCTGGGCACCTTCTTCGGTGTACTCATCCAAGGTGTGATTCAGACCATTATCAGCTTCGAGGGCACACTCAGCTCTTGGTGGACCAAAATTGTCATTGGCCTGCTGCTGTTCATTTTTATCCTCCTGCAGCGGGTGTTAAGCTCAAGGCGGTTGACTCTAAAAGAATAAGAAGACTGGATGGGGAGACAAATAA
This window encodes:
- a CDS encoding ABC transporter permease, giving the protein MSQLVKHHLFWPLCVLAVLLLFNLCYSPDFFSITIHDGHLYGSLIDILNFGAPLILVAIGMTLVVATKGIDLSVGSIVAISGAVACLSISKASDQNALGLILTSVLLAAGLSLVLGAWNGLLVSGAGIQPIIATLILMVAGRGIAQLVTGGQIITVTSTKYAYIGSGSLAALPFSIFVVALVLVIAVLLTRKTALGLFIEAVGCNPAASSMSGIRARWVILWVYVFCGLCAGIAGLLLSSNVSSADGNNAGLWYELDAILAVVIGGTSLNGGRFYLTGTVIGALIIQTLTTTIYMIGVPPEITLVVKAFVVLAVCLIQSDTFRAAIAARWKSRHYPAEKEVTRHVS
- a CDS encoding sugar ABC transporter substrate-binding protein, encoding MTSSRRRIRYVFILLLAAGFILGGCSRSSGATNTPSEEALDSSSSQSGEPPLTFGIIYPMVNATYEMITGKAEAVAKKHNVELLVQAPDEANLEQQIRIMEMMIKRGVDGIAIAPADSLALTSVINKAVSRGIPVVCFESDSPASSREAFIGADNRATGATIGQTVERLLGGKGMILVESGMSRMRGTQERLRGLQDYLAEHTEIDVLEIRHNDGSEDSAALQLEQMISAHPHFSALVSLDYVSSSSSVLVWKAKGLTRYNIALGLTPSLKQAMDNGQITRVISQNEQNWGEDIINTLLLRAKGIAVAKWINTEITIIGEQP
- a CDS encoding ABC transporter substrate-binding protein yields the protein MKRFGKMGVVLALTLTMVMLGACGNNNGGNKAANTGNAATEAPAANGGTKTEAKDITLGFSQVGAESGWRSANTKSIQDSAKEAGYTLKFSDAQQKQENQIKAIRSFIQQKVDVIAFSPVVESGWDTVLKEAKAAGIPVVLTDRAVDSKDTSLYVTFLGSDFVEEGRKAGEWLSDQYKDASEDVNIVELQGTTGSAPANDRMEGFAEVIKSNPHLKVIASQTGDFTRAKGKEVMQAFLKANKDIDVLYAHNDDMALGAIQAIEAAGLKPGEDIKIISVDAVKDGMQAASEGKINFIVECNPLLGPQLMQVVQNVVDGQAVEARIVTEESTFTSEQAKEVLPGREY
- a CDS encoding response regulator transcription factor, with the protein product MKKVMLVDDEILIRESIRESVDWEKEGFIFCGDAPDGELALPVIEEQLPDILITDIKMPFMNGLELSSVVRQKFPKIKIIILSGHDDFQYARAALRLGVEDYCLKPFSSADLLQLLHSVSSRIDEELRMKQKQAYTPENLFADLCGGLISTAAAIESAEQLDLLLMAPYYATAIFTLNPSDNDAGTGSPCAPQDAEELFAGLLKELAEGFIYKRSRTETVLIYKGSNPAQMSRTLEEICGTWKQKLRAACGLELSVSLGDVRERLQGIHLSYLEAEDNRMFKKMSRLNSAALLDAYFDPSASGILLDRNRLIQFLKLGDHKQVPAFLLELSAELQQMNWQSVYAYYLMNDITLELVQTAKKCFRAAPNPEELIKEFQTQLKHISNTDEGLHYLNRLLERLWEWRSEGADKYRELIDKVKHYISEHYDKEQLSLNDISSQVRVSPSHLSKTFSQATGQTITEFLTATRMDKAKELLKSTGHKTFEIAFSVGYNDQHYFSNLFKKVTGMTPMEYRKHGNSGDQLQPIRKGAGN
- a CDS encoding AraC family transcriptional regulator gives rise to the protein MDRAINYIFTPIQEELLCFHKTTDTELINPALPYHRHDAYEIYLFLRGNAYMYLEQSCYKLVPGDLIIISPGEMHRCICIDNQMYERIGLNIKKSALERLSSGRSNLLACFESHPLGQNNLTRLSREQTVLYCRLADQLITCLGSDAYGQDLLAESYATRLLVFINTLYQSSTCSSNNLMPELVSHTMTYIKEHLAEAISSEQLEQEFHYSGKYISRLFREHTGLTIRSYIIDQRISLAKSHLSAGNSVAEACELSGFSDYANFIRSFTKITGISPGRYAKKNASLPE
- a CDS encoding sugar ABC transporter ATP-binding protein translates to MDATMSTQLPILQMTGIHKRFPGVKALTNVNLRLFPGEVHALMGENGAGKSTLIKVLTGVYSIDEGGVEMEGAPISLHSPLESQAAGISTVYQEVNLCPNLTVAENIFIGREPRRFGCILWKEMNLRAAELLRERMNLQIDVTLPLHMYSVAVQQLIAIARALNISAKVLILDEPTSSLDQNEVEQLFRIMRKLQKGGLSILFVTHFLDQMYEICDRVTILRGGELVGEYWVKELTRLDLVLKMIGKDLNLLEELPGLAAEYKDALGDELIRAEGLGRKGGIEPFDLSIRKGEVVGLAGLLGSGRTEAARLFFGADKPDSGQLTLAESGGGVHSPREAIGRRIAFCSENRKTEGIIGDLTVRENIILALQAKYGTFKTISRRRQEEMAEEYIRMLNINPPNPDLLIKNLSGGNQQKVLLARWLLTEPELFILDEPTRGIDIGAKAEIQKLVLTLSRQGMSFLFISSELEEVLRVSDRIAILRDRRKVKEISDKDMSQQQIMQAIAGG
- a CDS encoding cache domain-containing sensor histidine kinase — its product is MMRITHWISSSLRAKLLALFIVLSTIPLIAVGLISYQKSYTSISSHSKASSMLQADMLGTNIDNLFKDTERLLELSNNPQVIHFLFSQSETYQEAKEILQTFTLYRDTYKYEDVLNISLINLYGKGISERRGIFQSNINPLRNPHFQTLSQNPELILRIPPPLISGYDRVDGFTYRNQGVISIMTAVKQRITHEVIGFIIVDLNDSFIKEFCDKMTIGTTGFFYLLDQQNNPIYVPPVQEAAVALVQETGLPAGELSGSGSFVLQTAGPPWFIVHTSSLSTGWKIIGMAPLQEIVAEANRIRQLIIVSVGLSIIFAITLNYLLTRRLTRPIQLLQHKMRLTASGYLEAKVKPDGNDEIADLGQSFNIMVEQIKALLEQSIRKQQQLQKAELRTLQAQINPHFLYNTLDSIVWMAEAGNNDGVIRIVKALSGFFRLSLNKGRDWVLIRSELAHAQSYLIIQQMRYRDILEFKIEVAEELQEYPILNMTLQPLIENALYHGIKNKRGKGLISISGNTDANSIMLTVADNGIGIPGERLMQLREYIEHPIQSEDPDTAQNGFGLQNVHQRLQLYFGDEYGIRLDSSEGYGTQITVRIPKNRGTLR
- a CDS encoding carbohydrate-binding protein yields the protein MISRVKKSLCTLLACVTVLSVIMVPAPPKASAASDVTVNLSAEKQVIRGFGGINLPAWIGDLTAAQRETAFGNGANQLGFSILRIYVDDNKSNWYKELDTAKAAIAKGALVFASPWNPPSDMTETFNHDGDTSAKRLRYDKYAAYAQHLNDFVTYMKNNGVELYAISVQNEPDYAHTWTWWTPAEMLNFMKNNAGSINCRVIAPESFSYLKNMSDPILNDAQALANMDILGAHTYGTSFNNFAYPLFKQKGAGKELWMTEVYYPNSNNNSANLWPEALEVAYHMHNAMTEADFQAYVWWYIRRQYGPMNEDGTISKRGDSMAQFSKFIRPGYVRVDATKNPNTNIYTSAYKGDNKVVIVAINKGTSAASQSFVLQNGTAASVSAWITDASRKVAAGSSINVSNGSFTAQLPAQSVTTFVAALGSGSGTGTGTTYEAESDTTLTAAAAETTNAGYTGSGYVNFNAANDAAIQWNSVYCAVAGTKNMKFRYALETGTRNLDVYVNGTKVISNTPFAATGSWSTWAEKTVQTAMNAGTNTVKVVTTGTEGPNVDSINVFAQ